A region of Campylobacter armoricus DNA encodes the following proteins:
- a CDS encoding lipid A biosynthesis lauroyl acyltransferase: MINYIYLILFYILKTLVMFLPSKILNSFANLVALITYKLNHKHRKIIDINLKICFPEKNQKWRDETSLNIYKNFAKFGIDFIKNQNASKEEIINKICFDDEKQILNLMQSKRPLIVTTAHYGNWELLALYCGAKFEGISIVGRALDSKIMDKILSKNRTQFNIELIEKKGGLKKMLKALKEGRALGILTDQDAVDSESIKIQYFNQEVNFIVGASVLAKKVKGVILPCFVYQKDDKFFIKTFDPMDANEHSIEELTKYQAKTCEEMIKFKPDEYFFFHKRFKRYNHELYL, from the coding sequence ATGATAAATTATATATATTTAATACTTTTTTATATATTAAAAACTCTTGTTATGTTTTTACCTTCAAAAATTTTAAATTCTTTTGCAAATTTGGTTGCTTTAATAACCTATAAGTTAAATCATAAACACCGCAAAATTATCGATATAAACTTAAAAATTTGCTTTCCTGAAAAAAATCAAAAATGGCGTGATGAAACTAGCCTTAATATTTATAAAAATTTTGCTAAATTTGGAATTGATTTTATCAAAAATCAAAATGCGAGTAAAGAAGAAATCATTAACAAAATTTGTTTTGACGATGAGAAACAAATTTTAAATTTAATGCAAAGTAAAAGACCCTTGATCGTAACTACGGCTCATTATGGCAATTGGGAGCTTTTAGCTCTTTATTGTGGAGCCAAATTTGAAGGAATTTCTATAGTAGGTAGAGCTTTAGATAGTAAAATAATGGATAAAATTTTAAGCAAAAATCGCACACAATTTAATATAGAGCTTATAGAGAAAAAAGGCGGACTTAAAAAAATGCTAAAAGCCTTAAAAGAAGGTAGAGCTCTTGGAATTTTAACCGATCAAGATGCGGTAGATAGTGAAAGTATAAAAATACAATATTTTAATCAAGAAGTAAATTTTATAGTAGGTGCAAGTGTGCTTGCTAAAAAAGTAAAAGGGGTGATTTTACCTTGCTTTGTATATCAAAAAGATGATAAATTTTTTATCAAAACTTTTGATCCTATGGATGCAAATGAGCATTCCATAGAAGAGCTTACAAAATACCAAGCAAAAACTTGTGAAGAAATGATAAAATTTAAACCTGATGAGTATTTTTTCTTTCATAAGAGATTTAAAAGATATAATCATGAATTGTACTTGTAG